A section of the Halopiger aswanensis genome encodes:
- a CDS encoding Gfo/Idh/MocA family protein — protein sequence MSSAVLRRLTDSSSLSVGVLGVGNIGMVHLKSASAMAAVDVVAAADAVPENRERAERAGAERTYDDYATLLETEDLDAAVVALPPFLHADAVERAAEAGVDVFVEKPFARSTAEADRMLEAAEKGDIAVGVDHTLRYQPDIVGVKEAYEDGSVGHVPYASMTRLNDGPLGRPPVQDPPASWPLDPDAAGGGSLLELGIHCFDVLEWLFGDLEVESAATGETLDVPVEDAATVMMRAPETETTITLHCGSYQWEQLPEVNTRLRLEGITGTITNQDHLPDNFYAGAAKSALSNVASRVADVDREVFGPTFYLRAHYRALGDFLEAIREGETPPVDGEVGRRTLELAETAYELAGRTDREELAPEVMP from the coding sequence ATGTCATCCGCAGTTCTGCGCCGATTGACCGACTCGAGTTCCCTCTCCGTGGGCGTACTCGGCGTCGGAAACATCGGCATGGTACACCTGAAGTCGGCGAGCGCAATGGCTGCTGTCGACGTGGTTGCGGCCGCCGACGCGGTTCCCGAGAACCGCGAGCGAGCCGAACGCGCCGGCGCGGAGCGGACGTACGACGACTACGCCACCCTGCTCGAGACCGAAGACCTCGACGCGGCGGTCGTCGCCTTACCCCCGTTCCTCCACGCCGACGCCGTCGAACGGGCCGCCGAGGCCGGCGTCGACGTGTTCGTGGAAAAACCGTTCGCTCGCTCGACCGCGGAAGCCGACCGGATGCTCGAGGCCGCCGAGAAGGGCGACATCGCCGTCGGCGTCGATCACACGCTGCGCTACCAGCCCGACATCGTCGGCGTCAAGGAGGCCTACGAGGACGGTAGCGTCGGGCACGTTCCGTACGCCTCGATGACGCGGCTCAACGACGGGCCGCTCGGTCGGCCGCCCGTTCAGGACCCGCCCGCGTCGTGGCCGCTCGATCCCGACGCGGCCGGCGGCGGCTCCCTGCTCGAGCTGGGCATTCACTGTTTCGACGTGCTCGAGTGGCTGTTCGGCGACCTCGAGGTCGAAAGCGCGGCCACGGGCGAGACGCTCGACGTGCCGGTCGAGGACGCCGCGACGGTCATGATGCGGGCACCCGAGACGGAGACGACGATCACGCTCCACTGCGGTTCCTACCAGTGGGAGCAACTGCCGGAGGTCAACACCCGGCTCCGCCTCGAGGGGATCACCGGGACGATCACCAATCAGGATCACCTGCCGGACAACTTCTACGCGGGCGCGGCCAAGTCGGCGCTGTCGAACGTCGCGAGCCGCGTGGCGGACGTCGATCGGGAGGTCTTCGGCCCGACGTTCTACCTGCGGGCCCACTACCGAGCGCTCGGCGACTTCCTCGAAGCGATCCGAGAGGGCGAGACGCCGCCGGTCGACGGCGAGGTCGGTCGCCGGACGCTCGAGTTGGCGGAGACGGCCTACGAACTGGCCGGGCGGACCGATCGCGAGGAACTCGCGCCGGAGGTGATGCCGTGA
- a CDS encoding alkaline phosphatase family protein: MSGSTPTSERAFVLGLDGVPWRLIEQWSDEGELPNFARMREEGAAGTLESTRPPTTPLAWPSIATGVWPDKHGIYGFQNLSAEYTHEMYTSHDIQQPPLWEQLQPAHVGNVPMTFPARDIDGSMVTGMMTPSTDQEFTHPSDLGDEIEEAVGEYEISLDYPEYADRPDEFEEAVATMLEQRREVMQLQMDRAGDDWQLFFFVYTAPDRFQHLIWDMDRLLEHYKKLDDLLGEVIEYTDDHDADLYVVSDHGFGEIHNLIYVNHILEREGYLFRREDEGTRGALASLGISRDSITNMLERVGISEEMLVSNLPRSLLDTVAEQIPGDHALYDVDYERTVAFVHDAGNCYINDSRRFENGRVDPSDVPEIKAELIDVFESVTDENDQQLLEVYDGDELFPTDDESPDLIVNGIDGYDVRNGIENEVLGDTGNYAASHRSTGIMLCRGPSIEPGATLRGARVVDVAPTLLHGIGKPVPANADGRVLFDAFDESATPATTKVQRSEVSQVATPDGDVDEDFDDVEDRLKGLGYME, encoded by the coding sequence ATGAGCGGATCTACCCCCACGTCCGAGCGGGCGTTCGTCCTCGGACTCGACGGCGTCCCGTGGCGACTCATCGAGCAGTGGAGCGACGAGGGCGAACTTCCGAACTTCGCCCGGATGCGCGAGGAAGGCGCCGCCGGCACGCTCGAGAGTACGCGCCCGCCGACGACGCCGCTCGCGTGGCCGTCGATCGCGACCGGCGTCTGGCCGGACAAACACGGGATCTACGGCTTCCAGAACCTCTCCGCCGAGTACACCCACGAGATGTACACGAGCCACGACATCCAGCAGCCGCCGCTGTGGGAGCAACTCCAGCCGGCCCACGTCGGGAACGTTCCGATGACGTTCCCCGCCCGCGATATCGACGGCTCGATGGTAACGGGGATGATGACTCCCTCCACCGATCAGGAGTTCACGCACCCGTCCGACCTCGGTGACGAGATCGAGGAGGCCGTCGGCGAGTACGAGATCAGCCTCGACTATCCGGAGTACGCCGACCGGCCCGACGAGTTCGAGGAGGCCGTCGCGACCATGCTCGAGCAGCGCCGAGAGGTGATGCAGCTGCAGATGGATCGGGCGGGCGACGACTGGCAGCTGTTTTTCTTCGTGTACACGGCGCCGGACCGCTTCCAGCACCTCATCTGGGACATGGACCGGCTGCTCGAGCACTACAAGAAACTCGACGATCTGCTGGGCGAGGTCATCGAGTACACCGACGACCACGACGCCGACCTCTACGTCGTCTCCGACCACGGCTTCGGCGAGATCCACAACCTGATCTACGTCAACCACATTCTCGAGCGCGAGGGTTACCTGTTCAGACGAGAGGACGAGGGCACCCGCGGCGCGCTCGCGAGCCTCGGCATCTCGCGGGACAGCATCACGAACATGCTCGAGCGGGTCGGTATCTCGGAGGAGATGCTGGTCTCGAACCTGCCCCGCAGCCTGCTCGACACCGTCGCCGAGCAGATTCCGGGCGATCACGCCCTCTACGACGTCGACTACGAGCGTACCGTCGCGTTCGTCCACGACGCGGGTAACTGTTACATCAACGACAGCAGGCGGTTCGAGAACGGCCGCGTCGACCCGAGCGACGTCCCCGAGATCAAGGCGGAACTCATCGACGTCTTCGAGTCGGTGACCGACGAGAACGATCAGCAACTGCTCGAGGTCTACGACGGCGACGAACTGTTCCCGACCGACGACGAGTCGCCGGACCTGATCGTCAACGGGATCGACGGCTACGACGTCCGCAACGGGATCGAAAACGAGGTGCTCGGCGACACCGGGAACTACGCGGCGAGCCACCGCAGCACCGGTATCATGCTCTGTCGCGGCCCGTCGATCGAGCCGGGCGCGACGCTGCGGGGCGCGCGCGTAGTCGACGTTGCGCCGACGCTGCTCCACGGCATCGGAAAGCCGGTGCCGGCGAACGCCGACGGCCGCGTGCTCTTCGACGCGTTCGACGAGTCGGCGACGCCGGCGACGACGAAGGTCCAGCGGTCCGAGGTGTCGCAGGTGGCGACGCCGGACGGCGATGTCGACGAAGACTTCGACGACGTCGAGGACCGGCTGAAGGGCCTGGGCTA
- a CDS encoding DUF362 domain-containing protein has product MTGPVRAAAVDRGDRRGSWIPDLDARMATFEEPVQALLESALSDETDLETADEITLVPDAHYPFHPSTGMVTDPAVVGALVAALEDRTDADIAVAGATDEIIDLERTGQYLGYRGLLERFDAELVDLADDAEPRTDAVREVDGRSVSVSVPTRLVRGTVVTVPTLRPTEAGRVAGGMRRLGDLVDSAADSETAAVAATRAIDPALSVTDATTAYGTDPYAADALFAGPAPGVDALGASLFGDATDDDPVLRLTAETDDEPITVERVGADADDLEFDALRDRLAGAELPPSDETHPAVTTAYRLYAAVGGDAVPPQLEQ; this is encoded by the coding sequence GTGACTGGGCCCGTTCGCGCGGCCGCCGTCGACCGCGGCGATCGGCGCGGCAGCTGGATTCCGGATCTCGACGCCCGGATGGCCACCTTCGAGGAACCGGTGCAGGCGCTGCTCGAGTCGGCGCTCTCGGATGAAACGGATCTGGAAACCGCCGACGAAATCACGCTCGTCCCCGACGCACACTATCCCTTCCACCCCTCGACCGGGATGGTAACCGATCCCGCCGTCGTCGGCGCGCTCGTCGCCGCTCTCGAGGACCGCACCGACGCGGACATCGCCGTCGCGGGCGCCACCGACGAGATCATCGACCTCGAGCGGACCGGACAGTATCTGGGCTACCGGGGCCTGCTCGAGCGCTTCGACGCCGAGCTCGTCGATCTCGCAGACGATGCCGAGCCACGAACCGACGCCGTCCGGGAGGTCGACGGGCGGTCGGTGTCAGTGTCCGTCCCGACGCGGCTCGTTCGGGGGACGGTCGTCACCGTCCCGACGCTGCGGCCGACCGAGGCTGGGCGAGTCGCCGGCGGGATGCGGCGGCTCGGCGATCTCGTCGACTCCGCGGCTGACTCGGAGACCGCCGCCGTCGCCGCGACGCGAGCCATCGACCCTGCACTCTCCGTCACGGACGCGACGACCGCGTACGGAACCGATCCCTACGCGGCCGACGCCCTGTTCGCGGGGCCGGCGCCGGGCGTCGACGCGCTCGGTGCGTCGCTGTTCGGAGACGCGACCGATGACGATCCGGTGCTCCGACTCACCGCCGAGACGGACGACGAGCCGATCACCGTCGAGCGCGTCGGCGCGGACGCCGACGACCTCGAGTTCGACGCGCTCCGGGACCGACTCGCCGGCGCGGAACTGCCGCCGTCGGACGAAACGCACCCCGCCGTGACGACCGCCTATCGGCTGTACGCGGCCGTCGGCGGCGACGCGGTGCCACCCCAACTCGAGCAGTAA
- a CDS encoding polysaccharide deacetylase family protein has product MGSVVVSLDAELGWGFHDIDSLPTDRVESGRRGWSVMLDLFSEFEIPATWAVVGHLMLESCDGRHVEHPAPEGWFERERTEWADRADLRFAPDLVDALLSSEIDHEFASHSFSHVLFGRPETDHELAEAELRRSTEIASEWDLSIETFIYPRNDVGHRDVLADHGVRAYRGRSPTRDGVRGLFDSTFRDHSLLVEPIVDEYGLVNVPASLFLFGFEGPARTVAESIWEDPMVVQARRGIDEAAESDGIFHMWLHPNNLTHERDDRRMRAILAYLDQKRSRTDLTVETIADVAREVDVARGVDGRVTPVDGQTIGDD; this is encoded by the coding sequence ATGGGTAGTGTCGTCGTCTCACTCGACGCCGAACTCGGGTGGGGATTCCACGACATCGATTCCCTGCCGACGGATCGAGTAGAGTCCGGCCGCCGCGGCTGGTCGGTTATGCTCGATCTGTTCTCGGAGTTCGAGATTCCCGCGACCTGGGCCGTCGTCGGCCACCTGATGCTCGAGTCCTGCGACGGGAGACACGTCGAACACCCAGCTCCGGAGGGCTGGTTCGAACGAGAGCGGACCGAGTGGGCAGATCGAGCCGATCTGCGGTTCGCGCCCGATTTAGTCGACGCGTTGCTCTCGTCCGAGATCGACCACGAGTTCGCCAGCCACTCGTTCTCTCACGTCCTCTTCGGACGGCCGGAGACGGATCACGAACTCGCCGAGGCCGAGCTTCGACGCAGCACCGAGATCGCATCCGAGTGGGATCTGTCGATCGAGACGTTCATCTATCCGCGCAACGACGTCGGGCACCGCGACGTTCTCGCCGACCACGGCGTCCGGGCGTATCGGGGCCGCTCGCCGACGCGGGACGGCGTTCGCGGCCTCTTCGATTCGACGTTTCGCGACCACTCGCTGCTGGTCGAACCGATCGTCGACGAGTACGGGCTGGTGAACGTGCCGGCCTCGCTGTTCCTGTTCGGCTTCGAAGGACCGGCTCGAACCGTCGCGGAGTCGATCTGGGAGGATCCGATGGTCGTCCAGGCCCGGCGCGGAATCGACGAAGCCGCCGAATCGGACGGGATCTTCCACATGTGGCTCCATCCGAACAACCTCACGCACGAGCGGGACGATCGGCGGATGCGGGCGATCCTGGCGTACCTCGACCAGAAGCGTTCGAGGACCGATCTCACGGTCGAAACGATCGCCGACGTCGCGCGAGAGGTCGACGTCGCTCGCGGCGTCGACGGTCGGGTCACCCCCGTCGACGGGCAGACGATCGGCGACGACTAG